GTTAGAGCGGAATTCATCCCAGGTGAGCTGTATCAAGGATGGCCCGGAGTCGTTCACGGCGGCCTCATATGCACAATGCTTGATGAGGTTATAGGCTATGCTGCTGGTTACCAGGGCCTGTATGCTGTTACGGTCAAGATGGAGGTGTGCTACAGAAAACCTGCCATGATTGGTCAGCGGCTGCTCCTCTGCGCTGGGGTAAAATCTGTAAGTGGGCGGACTGTCGTGTGCGATGGCGAGATACGGTTGGAAGACGGCACGCTTATAGCGGAGGCACACTCTGAATTGCGTATAATTAGGACTGACTAGGAGATTGCCATCATGCAGCTGTTCCACCTGTGCCGATTGGCAATCATTAAAAACGAAGGTGAAGAAAATGACAGTGTTAGAGGATGGCACCTCGGTAGCAGAAGGCAAAGCAGTGATGTATATTGTGAAGGAGGCCTGGCAGGTGGGTAAAGCCGCAAATTTATTTTGGACAGGCTATCTAGGTAAAAGTCAAGAGGATCCGAGATGAGCTTTGAAAGGCCGCTAATCATTCGTCCGCCGAGTGAATGGAAAAGTTATTTCCTTCCATTAACCAGTGGCTGTTCGAATAATACTTGTGCCTTTTGCGGTTATTTCGGCTCAAAGTTACAGATGAGAGATATTGAGGGGGTTAGAAAGGAAATCGATGCCCTGGCTGCATTGGTGAGTTATGGTTTAGACATCCCAGGCGTAGAGATATCGCCACTCGATTATTGGGATGGGAAAAGAGTATTCCTGCAGGACGCTGATGCTTTAGTTTACCCTTTCCCAAAGCTAAAGGAAATTCTTGAATACCTTAATAAAAAATTCCCTAATCTGGA
This genomic interval from Dehalococcoidia bacterium contains the following:
- a CDS encoding PaaI family thioesterase, whose product is MSIWKDMALWDTKDVPMCFGCGRDNTIGLKLDFHQEGESVRAEFIPGELYQGWPGVVHGGLICTMLDEVIGYAAGYQGLYAVTVKMEVCYRKPAMIGQRLLLCAGVKSVSGRTVVCDGEIRLEDGTLIAEAHSELRIIRTD